The proteins below come from a single Papaver somniferum cultivar HN1 chromosome 11, ASM357369v1, whole genome shotgun sequence genomic window:
- the LOC113322649 gene encoding caffeoylshikimate esterase-like, translating to MADEMVGTVKYEEEIIQVPRGLELFTCSWLPANTEPKALVFLCHGYAMECSISMKDTAIRLAKAGYGVYGIDYEGHGKSSGLQGFVPSFERVVDDCSDHFSSICEKKENKRKLRYLLGESMGGAVLLLLHRKKPQYWDGAILVAPMCKLADDMKPPKLVVSVLTMLTHVIPTWKIVPTTDIIDIAFKLPSKREEVRSNPLCYKGRPRLKTAHELLNVSLDIEKNLQQVLLPFIIVHGGDDKVTDPSVSELLYKTAASSDKTFKLYPGMWHTLTSGEPVENIDIVFADIVSWLKERTEVRSSSRLEREQKGDNDTQFRMAPLGKKL from the exons ATG GCAGACGAGATGGTTGGAACTGTCAAATACGAAGAGGAGATAATACAGGTACCTCGTGGACTAGAGCTATTTACATGTAGTTGGTTACCTGCAAACACAGAACCCAAAGCTTTAGTTTTTCTCTGCCATGGTTATGCCATGGAGTGCAGCATCTCCATGAAAG ATACTGCAATTCGTCTAGCGAAAGCGGGTTACGGAGTTTATGGAATAGATTATGAAGGTCATGGAAAATCTTCAGGATTACAAGGTTTCGTCCCTAGTTTCGAAAGAGTCGTCGACGATTGTTCTGACCATTTCTCAAGCATTtgtg aaaagaaagaaaacaaaagaaagttaAGATATCTATTAGGAGAATCCATGGGAGGTGCAGTTCTTCTTCTTTTACACAGGAAGAAACCACAATATTGGGATGGTGCTATCTTAGTTGCTCCCATGTGTAAG CTTGCAGATGATATGAAACCACCTAAACTGGTTGTGAGTGTTTTAACAATGCTCACCCATGTCATACCCACATGGAAAATTGTCCCAACAACTGATATTATCGATATCGCCTTCAAACTACCTTCCAAAAGAGAAGAG GTTCGTTCGAACCCATTATGCTACAAAGGAAGACCTCGTTTGAAGACTGCTCATGAACTTCTAAACGTGAGCTTAGACATCGAAAAGAATCTTCAACAG GTTTTACTGCCGTTTATAATCGTTCATGGAGGAGATGACAAAGTTACAGACCCATCAGTGAGTGAATTGTTATACAAAACAGCGGCGAGTTCCGATAAAACATTCAAGTTATATCCTGGAATGTGGCATACATTAACTTCGGGAGAACCAGTTGAGAACATTGACATCGTTTTTGCTGATATAGTTTCATGGTTGAAAGAGAGAACTGAAGTCAGAAGTTCTTCAAGGCTGGAGAGGGAACAGAAAGGTGATAATGATACTCAATTCCGAATGGCACCCTTGGGGAAGAAGTTGTAG